The sequence below is a genomic window from Vicia villosa cultivar HV-30 ecotype Madison, WI unplaced genomic scaffold, Vvil1.0 ctg.001542F_1_1, whole genome shotgun sequence.
GTGATCACTCTCTCAAAACATGTCGAGAATCTGGAAAAGGATTACTCAAATCATGTCTACGACAAAGGGGTCAAGTTCGACACGTTCATCAAATGTTTAGGACTTGACATATATTTTTCTAAGTCTAAGAGTCAATTAAGCAAACGATGTCTCGATAATGCTATAGAAGTTAATTAGAAACTCTCAAAGACCGTTAGGAAGGCGATTCTTAACACGACGAATGGTTTGCAGAAGTTTTTAACCAGTTAAGACACGAGGAAGCAAATCAGAATGTCTGAAGCGGATGTATGGGGGATACGTATCGATTACTAAGGAAGTAACTGTTGTCAACAGTTATCATTATAGTAGTATATAATACAGGCTCATTCATGTAATCATGATCGTAAAATTCATCAAACATTCTCTATAGAATTAAAGTATTCATGTCATAAAGAGAAGCAATTTGTGAGATATTGTATGAGTATGGTTCCTTGTCTTTTTTCTTTCCCAAATACATTTTTTGGTCTCGTACTTATGCCTTATGCCTCAGTGTTCATTTTAGTCCTCTTCCTTTTAAAAGTTTCAAGTTGGTCCCTTACATTATCTTACAGAATCAAAGTGGTCATTTCTTTCAAAACTAGCTAATATGGTTACTTTAGATGACGTGGAAGCTAACATTAATTGGTGGAATATCTATTCATCACATTCTTCTTCCTTATTGCTGAAACACtaacttcttttatttttatttttataatgaatAACCAAATAATAAATTATAGAAATTACATGGAGTTTGATTGTTtctatttaaatcaaaataaagaaaaagagaatTCGTGCAAATTAAAATACGCTTTTTGAAACACTCAAAAAGGGTGAAAATTGAGCGAAAAGAACTTCAAATTAAAGTCTCTTATCCCTCTCGACTTTTGAATCTCAAATTCCACTATTTCAAAATCCTACCGCAACAAAACATAAATACAAATCATCAACGGGCTCTCCGGCAACGGTGATGGCCACGTTCCAAACGGCGTGGTGGTGGTGTTGTCATGGCAAGCGGCCGTTGTGTTTCACTGTGGTGATTTTATCGACGTCATTTATTGCAATGTAGAACCTAGGAAATTTATGATGATGATTGCAATAGTTGTGGTGTTTATGGTGTTGTTGAAAATATGCAGGTTGAAGGATGTTGTTAAGGTTTGGAAATTTATGATGATGATTGCAATGGTTTAAAGGTGAGGTTTTTTTATAGGTTATTGTTTATGGTTTGTTAGAGATGGAGATGGAAGGGTGAAATTGTGGTTTATATGCTATAAGTTTGGAAGGATTAACTTATTAGAAAAAAAGTTTTAGAGGTGGAAAATCGTACAGGAAAGGGTTTGTGGCCACGTAACCAAACCATTCATTACACGATCACCTATAACTTAACACGTCAGTCAGGTTTTTAATGATAGTCTAACGTTTCTAACAGTCAGGACAAAATTGGTACCAATTTAATAACGTAAGTGACCAACTTGGAACTTTTAAAAGGATGAGAACCAAAATGGAGCCAGAGGCATGGGTACGGGACCAAAATGGGGTATTAAGCCTTCTTTAATTGAAACATTTTACTTTAATGTGATTTATCATGcttgttatttgtttttattcaaaACTTATTGTAGTTAAAATTTACATCCAGTTTGTCATTATACCATCATTTAAATCCAAATCGTAAAcactttttattatattttttcgcACAAATTGTCCTTGAGATTTTTCGAATTAATCTCTTAAGTGAACTCAACTCCTTATTCTTTACAAAAAACATCAATAAACAACAAGAAGTCCAGATTTGCACCCTTAAACAATGGTCATATGACCATCCTAATAAAGTTTTCAAACCAGGATAAATTTGAATAattctaaaaattaatttaatattggtCGTTTGACAACCCTAAATAGTTTCTAAAACgaggaaaaattcaaataaattttgaaataatgaaataagttaaataatttaTGTAATCTAAGACAAATCATATACATATGTGGTTGCCCCCGAAAAGTGGATGGGTGAAATGTAATGTCGATGCGGGGCTTAATACACAACTAGGAACAACTAAAAGAGGTTGATGCTTTCGGGATAGTTCCGAAAAACCTTATCTTGGAAGCTTTTTTGTAGGATGTTGGGATTTTTTCTACCATTGAAGCCGAGGCTTTGGCTTTGACGGAAGCGATTCAGGTAGCTATTGAGATGTAGTTGGTTGTATTATTTTTTAGAGTGACTCTTAATTGGTCGTGCATGCCGTTAACGCTAGTTTTGCGGGTAACTCTGAATTTAGCATGATCATTAATAGTATTAAGAATTTTCTTGTTTCTCACCATAACTTCGAGGTTAAGTTTGTAAAACGTCCAGCGAATTCGATGACTCATTGCTTAGCTAGGGTGACTAATTCATGATCTCGACGTATGGTTCTGCATATtattcctccttgtattgaataCTGTTTGATTAATGATATGGATTAAGtttgtttttgtaaaaaaaaaagacatttttttctatATAATGTTAGAAACTAAATATAGCAATAGCAATGtggaaaataaaattttctcaaTTAGCACAAAAATACACATAACTTAATTCTCAATTAAGAATGTGAGACTTAaagttttttttcaaattcatcCCCATAATATAATTAAGACACTTCgtttaacaaatttttttaataggcaatgataCTACAAAGATAGTATAAAGGATACTCCACCCCGAAACAAATGGAAATTTGTGATTGGATCCTAGCCACTTCCACCCATTTAGAACGATCTTCGAAACACAATCGTCAAAAATAAACGACCCTCCTTTGAAAATTATCGCATTACACGTCAACCAAATACTCCAAGCCGATGCTAACTAGATAACCCCAACAATTGACCTCTTAGCTAGGTTCTTCACTTTATCGCAATGAGCGAAATACCCCTCAAACTCCTCCAAAAATAACTCTTTCAGTGATCTGATCCACTCATAAACTTTCCTTCAAATTCAAGCCGTAATCCGACAAAGCCCCAAAAGATACGGAAGAGATTTCTCTTCGTTAAACAAATTAATCCAACATTATTGATTGTCATTAAACTTTCCAACACTAATAAAAAACATAACTTTGAGTTTTATACTTTACCTCTAATTTATTAAAGACCTGCACACTGCAAAATAGTAAATTGATGCAACTTAAATATCATTCTAATTTACAAAGGGCCATAGTGTGATAACTTTATTTACGTTATAGTACTTCACACGCACTTAGGCTCATAGATAACTCATGCTAAGCTCCCATACACTACAATTGGACTTCTAACTTGATGGTTTCCGTCTTCCCATATTAAAGAAGCAGACATTATTGCCACGTCGATGCTCCCTTCTATCGTAAGCGAAAATGATTGTTTCTGTCCTATAGATGTGAATGACAGAACATCAGGTTTCACTTGAATTTCCAACAAAGGTGGTGATATTATTCTTGCTTTATAAGTAGATTTGGCTGATCCCACGTTTGTAACGGTTCTGTGATAAACATATCCCGAAAATGTGTCGTTTACTCTAAGTGCAAATGATGGGAGGTTCAACTTGTATACAGCTTTCTCATTATCTCTTCCTTTGCAATTGATCTTATCATGCGTATAAGTTTGAAGTTCTTTAGATGTGAACCCTTCTCCGCACAAAAACTCAACATAATCTGCTTCGGTAATATCATACACTAAACCAGGATTTGTTGCATCAATAGGATTTATTTGCCCCGCACCATATGCAAACTCGGCCTCAGGATTTAAACTAGAGCTCATTGGAGTGACTGTTAATTTGGTATTCAACAAAGTGATTAGAGTAAAGAAACATGTCAAACACAAATTTAGGTTACACAGTTAGAGGAGTTCATCAATTTGGCacttaaaaattgaaataatttgaTCATTTACCAGTAGTCATCAATGCAGATTTGATCATAGCAGGTGACCAATTgggatgaaatgatttaacatatGCAGCTACTGCAGCGGCATGAGGGCATGCCATTGATGTTCCGGAGATAACATTATAAGGTAATCTTCTTTTgtcatcttcaaattcagaaatgGGATCAAGTGGAGTCCATGCAGCAATAACATTAACTCCCGGTGCAGCTATATCAGGCTAGAACATCAAAAATTAAAAGTATCTAGTAAGTATTTCCATTGttgaagacaaaaaaaaaattgacatgaTTTATTTTCGTGTTACCTTGAGAATATTTGGAGTAATTGGATTTGGACCTCTTGAAGAAAATGAGGCTACATAAGGGGACAACAAATCTTCGACTTCTTCACTCTTAAATATTGTTGCAGTTGGATTTCTATTGATAGATAGTCAATTAAAATGATTGAATTAATTAAATACACTTTACTTTATCAATATTTTACGCATATGGTACAATATTttccattaaaaataaaaacaatacctTGTTGAGTTTATGTAAGTTTGTATTTCATTTAGGTTTTCTTTAGTAATGATTGTTGCTGGCAAGGCAAATGTACTTGGCAAATCTTTAGAGGAAACAAGTCCAATTATTACACCAGCCGCCCCATAGAAAATTCCTGCCTTTGAAGGTGTCTGAAAGCTCTCACACAAAACTATCTTCCCCTTCACTGCATGTTTATCTACAGAGTCCTTAAGGCAAAACCTAGGCAATAATGATTATATGATATTAAAATACTATagagaaattaataataaaaaataatgagaattcataggattatatattttgataataCCTTGATATGGAACTGTTAAATCCACCGGCAGTATTGGGTATATCTCTCGCAAAAATTATtggaaacattttgtttttgagatCAAATGTATTAATTGATGACCCCTAACAACATCACGTGAGAAAATAGCATCATTCGTATCGTAATTGCGCAAATTAAACTCTTTCATACTAACACATTTGAAATTAGCATACCTTATAAATGGCACCATTTCCTAATTGCACCTTTGTAACAAACTTTCTTCCAAAAGTGCTAGCAGCAACAGAAAGTATCCATGGTGGATAGTTTGTCATGGTGAAAAGATCTGGGCCAAGATTATTAGCGGCAAGCGCCGTAAATATACCTCTTTTCATTGCATGGAAACTTCCAACATCGAAAGCATTTTGAAAATATGGCATTAATACTACCTTGGTTGGTCCAAGAGAGACAGAAAGAACATCAACGCCGTCATCAATTGCTGCATCAAACGCTGCAAGGATATCCGCCTGTGTGCAACCAAGTCCATCCCAACACACTTTGTAGGCAGCAATGCGTGCTGATGGAACTCCTCCGCGAGCTGTTCCAGAAGCATACCCTTGCAGGCTCACAGATTGAACCGTGTTTCCAGCCGCTGTTGACGCACAGTGTGTTCCGTGCCCATTTACATCTGTTGGACCTCTGATGTCTTTCTTACTATAGAAACCTTCGACGTTAAAGTATTGGGCACCAATTATTTTACTGCAGGTAACATGAGAATGAGAATGATCAATTTATATTTTTAGATTCATTTAGTAATTTTACTTATATTAGGATCAAATTGTTTGACCCCTGTGATAATAAGTAAAATTATAATTTACTTGATATTCAAAGACAGacaaataaaatatcaattttaatctttGAAGTTCACATAGAAAAATTCAATGACAGAAAATATAGTATAACAACTTGAGTGATTAATTACTTGTTACAAGTGAAGTTGTGACATGATCccttccatttgtttggtggtGGACCAAATCCTTCATCAGTGAAGCTCTTTGAATCCGGCCAAATTCCATAGTCTATTACTCCAACAATTATGTCACTCTCCAAATTCATTCTTTTGCTATTGTGTGGGAGGCCTATGAAGTCCCACGATTTTGTCGTGCAAGGATAATGCTTTGTGTTTGGAAAAACAGACACCACATTGTCCATTTCTATTGCAAtacaaaaaaacatatataaaaatttgTGTTTAATTTATAATGTATTTTGTAACTATCATATGAATGCTGGAGAGCCAAAAAATGGTAATGTTGCATGACTACAAGAGAGATAGACATTACATATCCTCTTAAAATTCAAGGCATTATAATTATAGGTCATGTctcttataaatataatattttacatgGTGTAAAAAAGTACCCCTCCCTAATAGCCAAGGATATAATTAAGTGTAATTATTAGGAGTGGTTTAAAAACCCGATTTTGTGCATTTgatttttgttggttttcacgTTTTTCTGCTCTCTCTTGTAAGGGTTTGAGTATCCTTAGTACTCTTTTTCTAATACAAGagttatttatggaaaaaaaacatGGTGTAAAAAAAAGTAACAGAGTTAAATATTTGACTATATAAAATTTAGTAATAATACCAGCCAATGTTTCAGCCTCATCTACTGTCAATTTTAAGACGAATCCATTAAAACTCTTCTTGTAACTGTGGAGTACAGCTCCTGGTTCAAAATCACTAAATAGATGGACACTAGAATTATTAATCTTACAAATATTCAATCTTTTTGGGTTAGGAAAAAGTCTTAAAATCAACCATGGATAATTAGAGAAGCAACATAATAAAATATGAACCTGCCAAGGACATTTTGAGCCATTGAATAATGAAGAGAAGGTAACATGGCTGGGTCAATGCCTTTGGGATGATCACCCATGTAGACAATGTAAGTCTGTAAAAACAAATGGATTTATGATCAAACtcaatctaaaaaattaatttaaaatctaaacaatttatttagaaaaataattaaataaataatgaaaaaaaaattgaagaaaaaatcataaaaaagagGTGAAGAAAACGGGAggaattggaaaaaaaaaaagaacaaaatacagtatttaaattaatttatatttatattttttatcaagtaaaattaaaatgaatctaTAAAGAATAACATCTTATTTTAGAAATTGATTCCGTAAAGATGAGCTAAATTTACAGAAAAAGccaaataaagtaaaataacaggtgatatttaaaattaaaattgcctTCCGCTCTTtggaacatgcatgatgatgaatttgaatccaagttaaaaagaaaagaaggaatatCCTTAGAGAGAACATATTTGCCAGTGAATATCAAAATGAGAAGTAAGATGCTTTACTAGATTTGTGTTCACATATTTATAGTAGAAGAATGTTTATTCAACTTTATCCTCTAAATTTATTTCACTTTTATCTCATTTATTTTATGTCACTTTTATTTGATGTagtcaaatatttaaataattttaatacactgaataaacaaaaaaaataaataaataggcgtgatctttgtttataaaaaaaaagtgtattacaaaattttaagataaatttatttcaaattttaaaataaatcagaataataaaGATAAATGATCATActcttaatttaatttgatttagaaGTGTCTTGATATGAAATTATAGAAATATTAACTAGATAaatttatgaaaatttctttagccacctccctatgggggtcaaccccagcgaaaatcccaaaatacccctgcttcggaaatgaacttccgaagcgctttttttttaaaaaaaaattccacaattcggaagtgcatctccgaaaacacctcatggggggtgtcttcggagatgaacttccgaaaacacctcatgggggtgaattcggaaatgaacttccgaattatgcagaaactgtgttttttttttatgttttttcttaaactgtctcgcattttaattaaacgcaaatgccaaataaaaataagcaacagataaactgaaaatactaagatgataaatccaatccaaaaacactgtgcgaaagatacaatccgaaatcaaaacaaaacaaaacaaaacacgtcaaacaaaacaaaaacacgttattttgcccgacgagcgttacaaaatatacatcaaacaaaacaaaaacacgttattctgcccgacgagcgaactcctccgaatgaagataattataccaatcctcatcccactcagtctcagaaccatcagcgttgatcatgactctcacgcctgaagactgagcctgcacgtccgagccatggaccccttggggacgagaagcagaaccagtcaaaaccttcttcttcttcttcttcacctccttcactccgcgagagcacgaggttgaagaaccctttcttcccttagcgccacccattcctgcgtaaaaatgaagaaagaaaggtccatgagacctccttttataaaagaagaaaggggacaaaaacgcttgggaaacagacaagtcattaaagaacaaagacgttggaaaccagcgacacgccgtcaaagaagtcagaacgcatgcacacaaacttcaaagaaacaggcacaataaacaaaggcgttaaaaataaagtacttgcaaattaaaacggacactccctaccctctctagccgacgcagtctgggtctccctaccatgtctgatgcgtgctggttggttgtctgacatgttcctataaacaattgaaatcgattaatatgtgaaacaaaataaaaaactaaacaatttgaacttctgatacaattcggaagttcatttctgaaaactgggatggaggtgttttcggaaatgaacttccgaaacatccctgcgatggagttttctgcaacttccatggcagacccaaaaatcaaacataaaaccaattcaaaaagcttctaaacaacctaaatactactaacaaccagtccatatatcatttatgcaattgaaaccctaaataacatgcatttgaataatgaatctaacaaatttaaaacttacaaattgagtggtttgtgggcttttgaatgttgtatagcaatgtgattggagccttgatgcagccttggaagtgtgtttgcacaaattttcgcctttgcttgttttttatttgagttagggtaaatgaatggggagggggagtgttttgataaatctgcataacgcgcagcatttcggaaatgaacttccgaaatactgttttcgtaaatgaacttccgaaataagacaattttttcatgaaaaaaggcgttttcggagatgcatctccgaaaacacctttttcttgcattttcggaaatgcatttccgaagtcaggggtagtatggagttttcaccagaggtggactagaaggtagggaggttggcaaagaaattttctaaatttatttagAATTTAGCAGTctctaatttttaatataattatatgctCTAAAAAACCTATCATGAATATTAATtttcaaattaataataaaataagtgtAAAAATGTAAAATATCTCTCTAAATTGTATCCACTAAATTATATGACAAATGAGTTAGAGAAGATTTCATTTTTCACGGCTACTTTGCTAAAGTTTCATCGTCACAATCACATAAGTGGAAGATATTGCAACAAGACAAACATGGATCCCTCTGCATAGGACATTTCCCCAATGactataattatattaatatataaattatgtaaaaaacattataaaatatgtcattttccaataataaattattcgacaaataaaaactaaagaaaacaaacataaaatgtctcaaaattttttaataataaattatttgataaatgaattagaaaatatttcatttttctatGATTATTTTCTAAATTTTACGTTGTCACGTTCAATGAATTGAATATACTGCAAACATGAAAAAGGTGGACTTGGAATTTTCATTAATAAATTATAGTAAACATAAAATCTCTCTAAATtttcattaataaattatttgCCAGATGAATAAGTAAATGTTTTATTTTGTCCATGATTACTTTTCTAATGTTTTGCCTAGTcatattcacaaaaaaaaaaatatattgcaaACATGACAAAGGTGGACTTGGAATTTTTCAAGTCGTCTCGTTATTAAACAAATCCAGGTTGCACAATTGCTATCTTTCAGTATCAACGACGTCTTCCATGCCTTGCCTTATGTGTAACTTTTCGGATTTTTCTCCAAAATATTACtttaaaattatatgatttttaaaaagtataactattattagtaattaaaatatctaataattataattttttttgtaataaaacttaataatgttattttttttgATGGAGTAAAAATTGTTGGAAGTTATTCATATTCAAAAGCTGTTGTTAGAGTCAGAAGCTTCTGAGGTGATTACTTAGAAGCAGCGTTGCTCAGAAGCAGAAGCTTATGAGGTGACTGTTCCAGAAGTGTGTCTAGCTTATGGAGTTTGAGTTTTCTATGCCTAGCCATAAGGTTCTAGTTTATTTTGTTTACTTATTAAGTTTACTGTTGTTAGGACCTACGCGGCAACCCTAATTTGTTTGTATAAATAAACTAGTAGTTGTCATTTAATATATGCAATCTTTTACAGCCGTAAATGCAGTAAATGCAGAGCATTTATTCTCTCATTCTTTTTGTTCTTTCTAAAACCTCGTGCcctaacaattggtatctagagctccggttcggATCCGCAAGAAAACACGGGAAACATGAGTAAAATGGTGAGGCATTGTGTGACTTATTTTGGTTTTTGTATTCATGTTGAATCTTGAACAAAATCGGAACATAATCACATTTTATGATTCTGCGGGATTGGGAAACATTGTATTTGGTGAGATCTGAGTGTGACTTGCACAAGGTTGAGGATGAACGGAAACGGTAGTCTGAGTACTAAACTTCTAGTGTTCGATGGTAAGAACTGGAATCGTTGGATGATTCAGATGCGTGTGTTATTTGGCGCTCAAGATGTTATTGATCTCGTCAACGATGGTTATGTCTCAGTTTCACCTCCAAAAGATGCAACTGATGCGCAAAGAAATGCTCAGCGTGACCTAAGGGAAAAagaccaaaaggcgttgttctacATCCATCCATGTGTAggtgtgaatgtgtttgagaaaatTGTTGATTCGATGACTGCGAAGGCTGCGTGGGATACACTAGttaggtgttacggtggtgacgcatccgtgaagaaggtgaagcttcagtcCCTAAGAAAGTAGTAtgaaaatctcaacatgaagaacgaCGAGAAGGTTTCTGAGTACATCTCCAGATGGATTCTGATTACTAATGAGATGAATGCTTGTGGAGAAACcttttctgaacaagtaatcatagagaaggtaTTGTGGtatcttactcctcaatttgattacattgttgtagcaattgaacattctaaagatctggacacCATAAGAATAGAAGAGCGGCAATGAAGTCTAGAGGCGCAAGAGTTGCGTATGACTAAAAGAA
It includes:
- the LOC131635762 gene encoding cucumisin-like; protein product: MGDHPKGIDPAMLPSLHYSMAQNVLGSDFEPGAVLHSYKKSFNGFVLKLTVDEAETLAEMDNVVSVFPNTKHYPCTTKSWDFIGLPHNSKRMNLESDIIVGVIDYGIWPDSKSFTDEGFGPPPNKWKGSCHNFTCNNKIIGAQYFNVEGFYSKKDIRGPTDVNGHGTHCASTAAGNTVQSVSLQGYASGTARGGVPSARIAAYKVCWDGLGCTQADILAAFDAAIDDGVDVLSVSLGPTKVVLMPYFQNAFDVGSFHAMKRGIFTALAANNLGPDLFTMTNYPPWILSVAASTFGRKFVTKVQLGNGAIYKGSSINTFDLKNKMFPIIFARDIPNTAGGFNSSISRFCLKDSVDKHAVKGKIVLCESFQTPSKAGIFYGAAGVIIGLVSSKDLPSTFALPATIITKENLNEIQTYINSTRNPTATIFKSEEVEDLLSPYVASFSSRGPNPITPNILKPDIAAPGVNVIAAWTPLDPISEFEDDKRRLPYNVISGTSMACPHAAAVAAYVKSFHPNWSPAMIKSALMTTVTPMSSSLNPEAEFAYGAGQINPIDATNPGLVYDITEADYVEFLCGEGFTSKELQTYTHDKINCKGRDNEKAVYKLNLPSFALRVNDTFSGYVYHRTVTNVGSAKSTYKARIISPPLLEIQVKPDVLSFTSIGQKQSFSLTIEGSIDVAIMSASLIWEDGNHQVRSPIVVYGSLA